The following DNA comes from Streptomyces diastaticus subsp. diastaticus.
GGCGTTCTTCACCAGGCCGGAGGAGACGCCGGCACGGGAGGCGGTGTGCGAGCCCTGACGCCGGGGCGGCCTCGCGGCCACTCACTCCGTGCGCGGAGGCGGAGACCTGGGTGGGGCTCGGGGAGCCGACCGCGCGGAGGGGTTCTGTGGTGGGCGGGGACGACGCGGGCAGGGGTGCCGCCGGTGAGCGGCACGGCGCCGGGCGGGACCGTGGTCCGCCCGCTGGTGCAGGCGGGGCGCATCGACGCGCCGGCGCCGGAGGCCCGGCCGGGCCACGCGGCCGGCGCGTGTGCCCTGTTCGCCTCCTCGGTCGAGGCCGCCGGCACCGGCTGCGGGGACCAGCACGGCGTCGTCGTGCGGAGCCACCATCTGGCGGACGCCGGCGGGCCTGCGGCGACCACGACGAGGCGAAGCGGCTCCAGGACGGGGCCGCGGCTGGCCCGGAGACGGGTGACGGACGACGGGCGACGGGCGACGGGCGACGGGCGACGGGCGACGGGCCGGGCAACGGGCGAGCGCGACGGGCGACGCGGGCGACACGGGTGACGTGACGACGGTCCCGGCTGAAGCTGGTGACCGGCCCGGGTGCACGCGGACGCCGGGGAGACGGGACAGGCCCTCGCCCTCGCCCTCGCCCTCGCCCTCGCCCTCGCCCTCGCCCTCGCCACCGACGCCGTCGAGCAGGCCGAGGAGGAGCGGCCGCCGGCCAAGGTCCCTCAGGTGCTGGAACTGCTCGCGGCTCTCGCCGACCGGACGGGGCCGCCGCCCCGGCCGAGAGCTGCGAGCGGCGCCTTGCCGGGCTACGAGGGCCGGGCGAGCGGTCCGGAGGGACGAGTGGACCCCGGAGGCGTTCCGGCGACTGCCGTCATCGAGCATGGTGAGCGCGGCACCGGACGCCGGCCGCTGCCTGGTACGGCTGCGCGACGGGGGCGCGGGAGGCGGTGGCGGAGCGGCCTTGGGCACCGCCCTGGCCCGGCCCGAACCGGTGGTCGCCGCCTATGCCGTGCCGCCTCGGGGTGCCGACGGGGCCCCGCGTCGGCACCCCGCGTCGGGGCAGCCGCTGGTGGTCCGTACGGGGCGGCGTCTGCGCCGGGACTCCTGCCGGGGCGGGGTCCGGGGACGGCTGAGTCGCCGGGCGGGGTCGACGGCGGGGGCCGCCGGGCCGGGCGGGAGCTGTTCAGGGAACTGAAACCTGAGGGCAACGCGCTCGGCACCTGTTGCATCTATCCTTGTATGCAACGCCCTCCGGTCGCCGCCGCCCGGGGGATGCCTCCAGCGCCGCCCGGGTCCTGTCCGGCCCCGTGGCCGCGTGCCCTCCCCGGTGAGTGAGCCCGGGGGACGGGCCACCCCGCGCGGAGGCGGTCGAGTCGGTGCCGAGCAGGCCGGAGGAGGGGTGTCGAGCAAGTGGTGAGCGGAAGGACGTGGATGCGCGAGCCCGGTGGGCCGGGATCTGCGGGAGTGCGTGTGAGCACGCTGCGCCGCGTCGTGCCCGGGTGGCTCGGGCGGTCGTTGCGCGCCGCGCGGGCGCCGTTCCCGCGGGCCGCCGCGGTGCGCGGGGCGCTGGCCGTCTCGCTGCCGCTCATGGTGGGGCTGCTGCTCGGCCAGCCCGTGGCCGGGGTCGTCGTCGGGCTCGGCGGACTGTGGGCGGTCGGCCAGGACAGTGCCGCCCCCTACAAGGCGCGGGCGCTGCGGATCGCGGCGCTCGGCGGGTCGGCCGCGGTCGGGCTGCTGGCCGGGGCGACGGCCCCTGCGGTACGGCGACACGGTGGGGATCGCGGCGCTGCTGGCGGTGGCGGGGCTGGTGTCGGGGTGGGTGAGCGTCGGAGGGCCGCTCGCCTCGGTGGCGGGGATGCACCTGCTGCTGGGGGCGACCGTCGGCACCGGCATCCCCGTCCCCGGCCCCTGGTGGGCGGGGCCGCTGGAACTGCTGGGCGGCGCCCTGTTCGCGCTGGCGCTGACCTGCCTGCCCTGGCTCTGGCGGCGCCACAGCCCCGAGCGGGAGGCGGTCATCGCCGTCTTCGACGCGGCCGAGCGGGCCCTGTCGCGGGCCGGCACTCCGGGCGCGACCGAGGCGCGGGCCCGTATGACACTGGCGCTCAACACGGCGCAGGACCTGCTCGCCGTGCACAGCTCCCGCAAGCACGCCGAGCGGGAGACGCCCGTCGGCGGGCTGATCGCGGCGTTCCGGGCCGCCGTCCACCTGGTCGAGGCGGTCACCGCGCTCATGGTGGAGGGCCGCCCGCTGCCGCCCGCGGTGCTCCGGGTGCCCTCGCTGCTGGCCGCCCGGGTGGTCCCGCCGGTACGCGCCGGTCGCCCGGCGCCGGACGGCGCGACCGGGCACGGCCCGGAGCCGGAGCCGCCGTTCGCCGCCGACACGCCGGGGCTGCGGGCGCTGGCCGAGGTGTACCGGGCGCCGGGCCGCTCGCTGACGCTGCTGCCCGACCCGCCCGCCTACGACGGTCCGCGGCTCGCCGACCGGCTGCGGTTCGCCCTGCTGCTGGGCGGGTGCACGCTGGCCGCGGTCGTCGTGGCGCAGCTTCTGCACGGGCCGCGCGGCTACTGGCTGCCGATGACCGTGGCCTTCCTGTACAAGCCGGACCTCGGGCCGGTCTTCGGTCGGGCCCTCAACCGCTGCCTCGGCACGGTGGCCGGGGTCGGCATGGTGGCGCTGGTGGCGTGGCTGGTGACCGACCAGTGGGCGCAGACGCTGGTGGCGGCGGCCTTCGGCCGCGGTGATGGCGGCGGGCGTGCGCTACCACTACGCGCTCTCCACCTTCGGCCTGACCGTGATCGTCTTCGTCTTCATCGACTTCCTCGGCGACGAACCGGCAGCTCCTGCCCTCCCGGGTCCTGGAGACGGTGATCGCCGCGGCCCTGGTCCTCACCGCGCACGTTCCTGACCCGCCCCGACTCGTGGCGGGTGCGGGCCGAACTGCGCGTCGCCGCCGCCGACCGCGCCTGGCGCCGCTACGACCGGCGGGCCCCGGCCGCCTCCCCCGACGAGCGGCACGAGCTGCGCCGTACCGCCTACCGCCGGCTCGCCGAGGCCCGCCAGGCGCTGGAGACCGCCGGCGCCGAACCGCACCGGGATCCCGAGCGCTTCCCGGTGCTGGAGCGCCGGGTGGCCCGCGCCGAGGAGGGGTGCGACGCGGTCACGGCCTACGTGGTGGCCGGCGGGCGGCGCTGAGGCCGGGAGCCGGAGCCGGAGCCGGGGCCGGAGCCGCGCAAGGGCTACCCGGAGTGCTTGCGCGAGGCCGACTTCCACACCCGGGCACCGAGGAAGGCCGCCGGCGGCCAGGCCGACGAGGGCTCCCGCCAGGGTCTCGCCGTCCGTCGAACCGGTACCCGAGGCCCCGAGCCGGACCATGACCACGGCCACGAGCACGCTCGCCACGAGCGTCACGCAGAGCCGCGGAGCGAAGTAGACCCGCCGCCGGGGAGGCGCGGGAGGCCGGGACAACCGGGCCGCGGGGCCGGTGACGGCGGCCTCGGGCCGCTTGAAGTACGCGAAGGGACCCCAGACGCCGCAGGGCTCCCAGCCCTCGGTGGCGAGCCGGCCGGTGAGCCGCTCACGCTCGCGCGGCCCGGCCGCCTCGCGGCGGTAGGCCCATCGCAGGGGGTGCTGCCGGTCGCGGCGGCAGACGAAGCGGCCGAGGCGGTCGAGGCGTTCCACCTCCCACCCCTGGCCACCGAACCGTTCCAGCAGTCGCACCTCCTGGAGCGCGTCGGCGG
Coding sequences within:
- a CDS encoding FUSC family protein → MGIAALLAVAGLVSGWVSVGGPLASVAGMHLLLGATVGTGIPVPGPWWAGPLELLGGALFALALTCLPWLWRRHSPEREAVIAVFDAAERALSRAGTPGATEARARMTLALNTAQDLLAVHSSRKHAERETPVGGLIAAFRAAVHLVEAVTALMVEGRPLPPAVLRVPSLLAARVVPPVRAGRPAPDGATGHGPEPEPPFAADTPGLRALAEVYRAPGRSLTLLPDPPAYDGPRLADRLRFALLLGGCTLAAVVVAQLLHGPRGYWLPMTVAFLYKPDLGPVFGRALNRCLGTVAGVGMVALVAWLVTDQWAQTLVAAAFGRGDGGGRALPLRALHLRPDRDRLRLHRLPRRRTGSSCPPGSWRR